A region from the Populus trichocarpa isolate Nisqually-1 chromosome 18, P.trichocarpa_v4.1, whole genome shotgun sequence genome encodes:
- the LOC127904682 gene encoding transcription factor MYB123-like has protein sequence MGRSPCCSKEGLNRGAWTALEDKILMAYIKAHGEGNWRNLPERAGLKRCGKSCRLRWLNYLRPDIKRGNISHDEEELIIRLHNLLGNRWSLIAGRLPGRTDNEIKNYWNTTLGKKANGQSSSQSKQSSQSKSRAIKPMTSTQPSKSTQTTQVIRTKATRCTKVLLSLQSPPPTRTPLPPPEILSSTAMNDPSQASLINHQQDGPNFHCGTEEVHACHDGSDFFNFGKWNEIQPNDIDGDTLMKSGCNRNLSRGSEYSLGLFDDLMFKDWALNHCPEDNATLDLESLAHLLDSEEWP, from the exons ATGGGAAGGAGTCCATGTTGCTCCAAGGAAGGACTCAACAGAGGAGCCTGGACTGCCTTGGAAGACAAAATACTGATGGCTTATATTAAAGCCCATGGAGAAGGCAACTGGAGAAACCTCCCCGAGAGAGCAG GTTTGAAGAGATGTGGTAAGAGCTGTAGACTCAGATGGTTAAATTATCTTAGACCAGACATCAAGAGAGGCAACATTTCCCATGATGAAGAAGAACTCATTATCAGGCTCCATAACCTTCTTGGTAACAg ATGGTCCCTAATAGCTGGAAGGCTACCTGGGCGAACAGACaatgaaatcaagaattattGGAACACTACTCTGGGGAAAAAAGCTAATGGCCAATCATCTTCACAATCCAAACAAAGCTCTCAAAGCAAATCTAGAGCAATTAAACCCATGACCAGCACCCAACCATCAAAGTCAACACAGACAACCCAAGTAATCCGCACCAAGGCCACTAGGTGCACCAAGGTTTTGCTCTCATTACAGTCACCACCACCGACACGGACACCACTACCACCACCTGAAATTCTCTCCTCAACAGCCATGAACGACCCCTCTCAAGCTTCCTTGATAAATCATCAACAAGATGGTCCAAATTTTCATTGCGGAACTGAAGAGGTTCATGCATGTCATGATGGctcagatttcttcaatttcggGAAGTGGAATGAAATTCAACCAAATGATATAGACGGAGATACACTAATGAAGAGTGGTTGTAACCGGAATTTGTCCAGGGGTTCTGAATATTCCTTGGGCTTATTTGATGACCTCATGTTCAAGGACTGGGCACTGAATCATTGTCCTGAAGACAATGCAACTTTGGACCTAGAGTCTCTCGCACATTTGCTTGATTCTGAAGAGTGGCCTTGA